In Campylobacter mucosalis, a single window of DNA contains:
- the cmeU gene encoding CmeU family protein, translating to MRDEIQAKLDDIFKARGDFFALLDTLVPKKNGTDVFDFANAKEADLKEIYAKFYAFDYSVRRLLPDVYKVFDVKAK from the coding sequence ATGAGAGATGAGATACAAGCAAAATTAGACGATATTTTTAAAGCCAGAGGCGACTTTTTTGCACTTTTAGACACGCTCGTGCCTAAAAAAAATGGCACTGATGTTTTTGATTTTGCCAATGCAAAAGAGGCTGATTTAAAGGAAATTTACGCAAAATTTTACGCGTTTGATTATAGTGTTAGGCGTCTTTTGCCAGATGTTTATAAAGTCTTTGACGTAAAAGCAAAATAA
- a CDS encoding SCO family protein produces the protein MKYIFYIFTFFFIVFGICFLILKPNKYDFKSDINGTQISLKSFNGKYKAVYFGYLYCPDVCPTSLSLISNALDKLNRDDFEVIFITLDPERDSNDDLTQMAQNFYKNAVGLKVENLEKVTKNYGVKYKKIPMPDSAMGYSVAHSSSIYLLDKNGKFFTEISNLTPDNISENLEQLISKRP, from the coding sequence GTGAAGTATATATTTTATATTTTTACATTTTTCTTTATAGTTTTTGGTATATGCTTTTTGATCTTAAAGCCAAACAAATACGACTTTAAATCCGATATAAACGGCACTCAAATAAGCCTTAAAAGCTTTAATGGAAAATACAAAGCAGTGTATTTTGGCTATCTTTACTGCCCTGACGTATGCCCAACATCTCTATCACTCATATCAAACGCACTTGATAAGTTAAACAGAGATGATTTTGAAGTGATTTTCATAACGCTTGATCCTGAGCGTGACTCAAATGACGATCTAACACAAATGGCTCAAAATTTTTACAAAAACGCGGTAGGACTAAAGGTTGAAAATTTAGAAAAAGTCACAAAAAATTACGGCGTAAAATACAAAAAAATCCCTATGCCAGACTCGGCTATGGGCTACTCCGTCGCTCACTCATCTAGCATATATCTGCTTGATAAAAATGGTAAATTTTTTACTGAAATTTCAAACTTAACACCAGATAACATAAGTGAAAATTTAGAGCAACTAATTAGCAAAAGACCATAG
- a CDS encoding L,D-transpeptidase family protein, which produces MKKLLLFITSLGCLFGSDYEEIYLKKGAAEVIKAIEKNILNGDFWAKKLADKNLEYGYYDSDVLLNIVDKDKKELKLLSYQDGKISEILKTDVIVGKSGDKLVEGDLKTPIGVYELTRRFTPTDPYLGPLAFSLSYPNLLDKQSKRNGSGIWIHGYPLNGDRTDELKTKGCIAIKNDTLMKYDKLIDHKKSLALIFEGKKIEANANDIGAVFAGVFAWKKAWSENDIEGYLKFYDDEFIRHDGMSLANFKNMKRMIFSRNEQKRISFSSFSITPYPNTKGYKIYRVSFYEDYWVPSYKFQGQKTLYVRLYGDKIKILVEE; this is translated from the coding sequence TTGAAAAAACTACTCTTATTTATTACTTCATTAGGCTGTTTATTTGGTAGTGATTACGAGGAGATATATCTTAAAAAAGGTGCCGCTGAGGTCATTAAAGCGATAGAGAAAAATATATTAAATGGCGATTTTTGGGCAAAAAAATTAGCCGATAAAAATTTAGAGTATGGCTACTACGACTCTGATGTGCTTTTAAATATCGTCGATAAAGACAAAAAAGAGTTAAAACTTTTATCCTACCAAGACGGCAAAATTTCTGAAATTTTAAAAACCGATGTAATAGTTGGCAAGAGCGGAGATAAGCTAGTTGAGGGCGATTTAAAAACGCCAATAGGTGTGTATGAGCTAACTCGTAGATTTACTCCAACAGACCCATATCTTGGGCCACTTGCGTTCTCGCTTTCATATCCAAATTTGTTAGATAAGCAGTCAAAGCGAAACGGAAGTGGAATTTGGATACACGGCTATCCGCTAAATGGCGATAGAACTGACGAGCTTAAAACAAAGGGCTGTATCGCCATTAAAAACGACACTCTTATGAAGTATGACAAGCTTATTGACCACAAAAAGAGCCTTGCGTTGATATTTGAGGGTAAAAAAATAGAGGCAAATGCTAACGATATAGGGGCGGTATTTGCTGGTGTGTTTGCCTGGAAAAAGGCGTGGAGCGAAAATGACATAGAGGGTTATTTGAAATTTTATGATGATGAGTTTATAAGGCACGACGGAATGAGCCTTGCAAATTTTAAAAATATGAAGCGAATGATATTTTCAAGAAACGAACAAAAACGCATAAGTTTTTCTAGCTTTAGCATTACACCATATCCAAACACAAAGGGTTATAAGATTTACCGCGTAAGCTTTTATGAGGACTACTGGGTGCCAAGCTATAAATTTCAAGGACAAAAGACACTTTATGTAAGGCTTTATGGGGATAAGATTAAAATTTTAGTGGAAGAGTAA
- the pckA gene encoding phosphoenolpyruvate carboxykinase (ATP): MTRDFESLGLADIKKVYHNLSYDELFNHEVKNGEGRVSSNGTFMVDTGVFTGRSPKDKYFVKQDPSGKFIAWGKVNKPISKELFTKLLSKAKAQLSGKEIYVQDAFCGASAKSKKAVRFVTEVAWQAHFVKNMFIRPNDNELANFKPDFVVYNACKCVNDEWQKDGLNSEVFVIFNVEENVAVIGGTWYGGEMKKGIFSMMNYWLPLEGKLSMHCSANVGKDGDTALFFGLSGTGKTTLSTDPHRKLIGDDEHGWDDEGVFNFEGGCYAKCINLDPDSEPEIYNAIRRNALLENVVADANGVVDYKDGSKTENTRVSYPIEHIDNHEPSLSAGHPKNIIFLTADAFGVLPPVAKLTKEQAMYYFLSGYTAKVAGTERGITEPVATFSACFGEPFMPLHPTAYAKLLGEKIDKHGVSVYLVNTGWSGGAYGVGKRMSIKATRACINAILDGSIKNCEFENFDKFNLAIPKELSGVETKLLNPINTWANQDEYIAQRDKLATMFSENFKRYEDVKEGVEFAKAGPKL, translated from the coding sequence ATGACGCGTGATTTTGAAAGCTTGGGGTTAGCAGACATCAAAAAGGTCTATCACAACCTAAGCTACGATGAGCTTTTTAACCACGAGGTTAAAAACGGCGAGGGTAGGGTAAGCAGTAATGGCACCTTTATGGTTGATACTGGCGTATTTACCGGTAGAAGCCCAAAGGATAAGTATTTTGTAAAGCAAGACCCAAGCGGTAAATTTATAGCGTGGGGGAAGGTAAATAAGCCTATCTCAAAAGAGCTTTTTACCAAGCTTTTATCAAAGGCAAAAGCACAGCTAAGTGGTAAAGAAATTTACGTGCAAGACGCATTTTGTGGTGCGAGTGCTAAGTCAAAAAAGGCTGTTAGATTTGTTACAGAAGTAGCGTGGCAAGCGCACTTTGTAAAAAATATGTTTATTCGCCCAAATGATAATGAACTAGCAAATTTTAAGCCAGATTTTGTAGTTTATAACGCTTGTAAGTGTGTAAATGACGAGTGGCAGAAGGACGGACTAAATAGCGAAGTTTTTGTCATTTTTAATGTTGAAGAAAATGTAGCGGTTATTGGCGGGACTTGGTATGGCGGAGAGATGAAAAAAGGGATTTTTTCAATGATGAATTACTGGTTGCCACTTGAAGGCAAACTCTCTATGCACTGCTCAGCAAATGTAGGCAAAGACGGCGATACAGCACTATTTTTTGGTTTAAGTGGCACGGGCAAGACCACGCTTTCAACCGACCCACACAGAAAGTTAATCGGCGATGATGAGCATGGCTGGGACGATGAGGGCGTATTTAACTTTGAGGGCGGTTGCTACGCAAAGTGCATAAATCTTGACCCTGATAGTGAGCCTGAAATTTATAACGCAATCCGCCGTAACGCTTTGCTTGAAAATGTCGTAGCTGACGCAAATGGTGTGGTTGATTACAAAGACGGCTCAAAGACCGAAAACACACGTGTTAGCTATCCGATAGAACACATTGATAATCACGAGCCAAGCCTAAGTGCTGGCCACCCAAAAAACATAATATTTTTAACAGCCGACGCATTTGGTGTCTTGCCACCGGTTGCAAAGCTTACAAAAGAACAGGCGATGTATTATTTTCTAAGTGGCTACACAGCAAAAGTAGCAGGCACAGAGCGTGGCATAACCGAGCCGGTTGCGACCTTTTCAGCTTGTTTTGGTGAGCCATTTATGCCACTTCATCCGACAGCTTATGCAAAGCTACTTGGTGAAAAGATTGATAAGCACGGAGTAAGCGTATATCTAGTAAATACCGGTTGGAGCGGTGGTGCTTATGGCGTTGGAAAACGTATGAGCATTAAGGCTACTCGTGCGTGCATAAACGCCATACTTGATGGTAGTATTAAAAACTGCGAATTTGAAAATTTTGATAAGTTTAATCTTGCTATCCCAAAAGAGTTAAGTGGCGTTGAAACAAAACTTCTAAATCCTATAAATACGTGGGCAAACCAAGATGAATACATAGCCCAGCGTGATAAACTCGCCACTATGTTTAGTGAGAATTTCAAACGCTACGAGGACGTAAAAGAGGGCGTTGAGTTTGCCAAAGCTGGTCCAAAACTATAA
- a CDS encoding sulfate adenylyltransferase has translation MISQRKNSLNITKQSLGTLELIKNQVFSKFNSLMNEKEAKEAIKTGFFDSELMPFPFIFAPKELEGLEPKSGDTIDLLFEQNLVGRIYVSSVYQMKDEYKKNIFSAGAVKQPELGNIAVSGEFEIFLNDVANAKLQIESIKKEQNAQTITALMLTADPFNRAHERIIRMTIDKADLVIIFLLQSYEDTHISFELRRSVLEFFIQNYLPQKRVVVIPFKNTNLFSSHQNPNLECIAAHRLGANKLVIGQNHSGIGMFFDQNKAHTMLDEATKELNMQIVILPELVYCNQCKTLVSTKTCPHGGHHHIKYHPHTIKELLFSGIMPPAILMRPDISAFILSKIFPNRFKNVQKLCDDLFPNIGLIEPRSDQDFYKELMKLYQTSSMT, from the coding sequence ATGATATCGCAAAGAAAAAATAGCCTAAATATCACAAAACAATCCTTAGGGACTTTAGAACTTATCAAAAATCAGGTATTTTCAAAATTTAACAGCCTAATGAACGAAAAAGAGGCAAAAGAGGCTATAAAAACTGGCTTTTTTGACTCTGAGCTAATGCCGTTTCCATTTATCTTTGCACCAAAAGAGCTAGAGGGGCTAGAGCCAAAAAGTGGCGATACGATAGATCTTTTGTTTGAGCAAAATTTGGTCGGAAGGATCTATGTAAGCAGTGTTTATCAAATGAAAGACGAGTATAAAAAAAATATCTTTAGTGCTGGAGCGGTAAAACAGCCAGAGCTTGGAAATATCGCAGTTTCTGGCGAATTTGAGATATTTTTAAACGACGTAGCAAACGCAAAATTGCAAATAGAAAGCATAAAAAAGGAGCAAAACGCACAGACCATAACGGCTCTAATGCTAACCGCAGACCCATTTAACAGGGCACACGAGCGAATTATAAGAATGACCATAGACAAGGCTGATTTAGTAATCATATTTTTGCTTCAAAGCTATGAAGATACGCATATAAGCTTTGAGCTAAGAAGAAGTGTACTTGAGTTTTTCATACAAAACTACCTGCCACAAAAAAGGGTCGTAGTCATCCCTTTTAAAAATACGAACTTATTTAGCTCACACCAAAACCCAAATTTGGAGTGCATAGCAGCTCACAGACTTGGTGCAAACAAGCTAGTCATCGGACAAAATCACAGTGGAATCGGTATGTTTTTTGATCAAAACAAGGCACACACTATGCTTGATGAAGCAACAAAAGAGCTAAATATGCAAATAGTCATACTCCCGGAGCTTGTCTATTGTAATCAGTGCAAAACTCTTGTCAGCACAAAAACTTGCCCACACGGCGGACATCATCACATAAAGTATCATCCGCACACGATAAAGGAGCTTTTATTTAGCGGTATTATGCCACCTGCGATACTTATGAGACCAGATATTTCGGCATTTATTTTAAGTAAAATTTTCCCAAATCGCTTTAAAAATGTCCAAAAACTATGCGACGATCTATTTCCAAATATTGGGCTTATCGAGCCTAGAAGCGATCAGGACTTCTATAAAGAACTTATGAAGCTTTATCAAACATCATCTATGACTTAA
- a CDS encoding alanine racemase: MARIYLDKNAYINNLECIAKKVGDKERVVLVLKDNAYGHGATLLAGVAKDIGFKFCAVKNEYEADELEPFFDKILILSHIPEGNESQRYIYATNCLKALRDIKDGTRIHLAVDTLMHRNGIQMSELDEAFEIIKAKNLVLEGAFTHHRGADELSAEYFVQDQNFKSIKSKILKIASELGFNKLNFHSRASAAFERAFDFDDELIRVGIAQLGYAQFDATLGLKPVLSLWAKKVSSRVLKAGQGVGYGGKFVADSDMNIATYDLGYGDGLLRYNGVGRLCLASNEPLLGRMSMDSFSSKDTGEWVCVFDDARVWAKFFNTIEYEILVKLSPFIKREWR; encoded by the coding sequence ATGGCTAGAATTTACCTAGATAAAAACGCTTACATAAACAACCTTGAGTGTATCGCTAAAAAGGTGGGCGATAAAGAGCGTGTCGTTTTGGTTCTTAAAGATAATGCCTATGGGCACGGAGCTACGCTATTAGCTGGTGTTGCTAAGGATATCGGCTTTAAATTTTGTGCTGTTAAAAATGAGTACGAGGCGGATGAGCTAGAGCCGTTTTTTGATAAAATTTTGATACTTTCCCACATACCAGAGGGCAACGAAAGCCAAAGATATATCTATGCCACAAATTGCCTTAAGGCGTTAAGAGATATAAAAGATGGTACGAGAATTCATCTTGCGGTCGATACTTTAATGCATAGAAACGGCATACAGATGAGTGAGCTTGATGAGGCTTTTGAGATTATAAAGGCTAAAAATCTCGTGCTTGAGGGGGCTTTTACACATCATCGTGGAGCGGACGAGCTTAGTGCTGAGTATTTTGTGCAAGATCAGAATTTTAAATCAATAAAATCTAAAATTTTAAAAATCGCAAGTGAGCTTGGATTTAATAAGCTTAATTTTCACTCACGAGCTTCGGCTGCGTTTGAAAGGGCATTTGATTTTGATGATGAGCTTATTAGGGTTGGTATAGCACAACTTGGTTATGCTCAGTTTGACGCTACTTTGGGTTTAAAGCCTGTGCTTAGCTTGTGGGCTAAAAAGGTAAGTTCTCGTGTTTTAAAAGCGGGGCAGGGTGTCGGATATGGCGGAAAATTTGTAGCAGATAGTGATATGAATATCGCCACTTATGACCTTGGCTATGGTGATGGGTTGCTTAGGTATAATGGGGTTGGTAGGCTCTGTTTGGCTAGTAACGAGCCTTTGCTTGGGCGTATGAGTATGGATAGTTTTTCTAGTAAGGATACTGGAGAGTGGGTGTGTGTTTTTGATGACGCTAGAGTTTGGGCTAAATTTTTTAACACTATAGAGTATGAAATTTTAGTAAAACTTTCGCCATTTATAAAAAGAGAGTGGCGATGA
- a CDS encoding DUF4153 domain-containing protein, whose protein sequence is MNFKPLLNTFRDNKIETLLILLSSLPFLFFSLETLEKFYVFYAFSGIAFCIIHLANGTKFYKIAFVFVAVFYIFLIKFGSNFSDFVQTEQFLALNFIAFLTLLSAPFYSDDERFLGTFIKNLTAVIYAILIMLGVFALVCGFIASVSYLFGFSFGDYATSFLTLFFLITPTLFLYFKNTEILPKFGVVFEILFSIVSLFLLAYTALLYVYFAVIAISFELPRGMLSLIILPYLAFGVTFYCLKGRYSGKFLAFYRYFGLICLVPLIMLFIAVLRRVGEYGFTIDRFYLLALAVLFSVFAVLLLFKAKISRFMISFIVCIFVSFFVFDATKISLNSQINRLNSLLLKQNALDEKGKIKADFNIKDGEEFIVANEIYKLFDYKKSKFEEIYGKNGVKIFLEFSTIYADSVITFNLDAGSQLDLSSEFSQIIYVADYVFSDDNATKRGDLELLSDGKEIMKFYGDKFISEAFKKNSLDINKTYTQSELEGYKYDFLQRADENGTLVFSEIEIRNDGAGYKFEYAKNAIFIKKK, encoded by the coding sequence ATGAATTTTAAGCCACTATTAAATACGTTTAGAGATAATAAAATAGAGACTTTGCTGATACTTTTATCAAGTTTGCCGTTTTTGTTTTTTAGTTTGGAAACTTTAGAGAAATTTTATGTTTTTTACGCATTTTCTGGCATTGCTTTTTGTATCATTCATCTAGCAAACGGCACGAAATTTTATAAAATCGCTTTCGTTTTTGTTGCTGTTTTTTACATTTTTTTAATAAAATTTGGCTCAAATTTCAGTGATTTTGTACAAACCGAGCAGTTTTTGGCTCTAAATTTCATAGCCTTTCTCACGCTTTTATCAGCTCCGTTTTATAGCGACGATGAGCGATTTTTAGGCACTTTTATTAAAAATTTAACCGCTGTAATTTACGCCATTTTGATTATGCTTGGCGTGTTTGCTTTGGTATGTGGATTTATCGCTAGTGTTTCGTATCTTTTTGGTTTTAGTTTTGGCGATTATGCTACAAGCTTTTTAACGCTATTTTTCTTAATTACTCCAACGCTATTTTTGTATTTTAAAAATACTGAGATTTTGCCAAAATTTGGCGTCGTTTTTGAGATTTTGTTTAGCATAGTTAGCCTATTTTTACTTGCTTACACGGCTTTGCTTTACGTTTATTTTGCTGTGATTGCCATTAGTTTTGAGCTGCCACGAGGTATGCTATCGCTTATTATTTTGCCTTACCTTGCCTTTGGTGTTACATTTTACTGCTTAAAGGGGCGATATAGTGGCAAATTTTTAGCCTTTTATAGGTATTTTGGCTTAATCTGCTTAGTGCCACTTATTATGCTTTTTATAGCGGTTTTAAGGCGAGTTGGCGAGTATGGCTTTACGATTGATAGATTTTATCTCTTAGCACTTGCTGTTTTGTTTAGCGTTTTTGCTGTTTTGTTGCTTTTTAAAGCCAAAATTAGCCGTTTTATGATAAGTTTTATCGTTTGTATTTTTGTATCGTTTTTTGTCTTTGATGCTACTAAAATTTCGCTAAATAGCCAAATAAATCGGCTAAATTCGCTTCTTTTAAAGCAAAACGCCCTTGATGAAAAGGGTAAGATAAAGGCTGATTTTAATATAAAAGATGGCGAAGAGTTTATCGTGGCTAATGAAATTTATAAACTTTTTGATTATAAAAAATCAAAATTTGAAGAAATTTATGGCAAAAACGGCGTAAAAATATTTTTGGAATTTAGTACAATTTATGCAGATAGTGTCATTACATTTAACCTAGACGCAGGTAGCCAGCTTGATTTAAGTAGCGAGTTTAGTCAAATCATCTACGTTGCAGACTACGTTTTTAGCGATGATAACGCCACCAAAAGGGGCGACTTAGAGCTTTTAAGCGACGGCAAAGAGATAATGAAATTTTATGGCGATAAATTTATAAGTGAAGCGTTTAAGAAAAATAGCCTTGATATAAATAAAACCTACACCCAAAGTGAGTTAGAAGGCTATAAATACGACTTTTTGCAAAGGGCTGATGAAAACGGCACGCTCGTATTTAGCGAGATTGAGATTAGAAATGATGGAGCTGGGTATAAATTTGAGTATGCCAAAAACGCCATTTTTATAAAGAAAAAGTAG
- a CDS encoding response regulator, with amino-acid sequence MKVLIVDNEIYLAGSIATKLADKGHECEIAGSIKEALNAGDFDIVLLSTTFSGQNFYPVIEKFKGSIIILLVTYISNDTVSKPLEAGASDYIQKPFMIEELIRKINHFAQNAHKNEELNFYKNYISYSLREFKIDEYEYKKIKLPLLIKAPKIGYADKFVYEYSNKNNVAFTLIIANNIEQVLSELFNAKNEYIYILGIQNLSDDEKTRLFDTCRKRKIIISTNDFEQTCSFETISIAQGKKVFSIDEIATLDEYIRHVISTYQDKLPDTELSKRLGISRKSLWEKRKKYDIAKKK; translated from the coding sequence ATGAAAGTATTAATCGTAGATAATGAAATTTATTTAGCAGGTTCAATCGCTACAAAACTTGCTGATAAGGGGCACGAGTGCGAAATCGCAGGTAGCATCAAAGAGGCTTTAAACGCTGGTGATTTTGACATAGTGTTACTTTCTACCACATTTAGTGGGCAAAATTTTTATCCAGTAATTGAAAAATTTAAAGGCTCTATCATAATACTTTTAGTAACCTACATAAGCAACGACACCGTATCAAAACCGCTAGAAGCTGGAGCTAGTGACTACATACAAAAGCCATTTATGATAGAAGAACTCATAAGAAAAATCAACCATTTTGCACAAAATGCACATAAAAATGAGGAATTAAATTTTTACAAAAACTACATATCGTACTCACTAAGAGAATTTAAAATAGATGAGTATGAGTATAAAAAAATAAAACTCCCGCTTCTTATAAAAGCTCCAAAAATAGGCTACGCAGATAAATTTGTATATGAATACTCAAACAAAAATAATGTAGCTTTTACTCTCATCATCGCAAACAACATCGAGCAAGTTTTATCTGAGCTTTTTAATGCAAAAAACGAATACATTTATATTCTTGGTATACAAAATTTATCAGATGATGAAAAAACTAGGCTATTTGACACTTGCAGAAAAAGAAAGATAATCATCTCAACTAATGACTTTGAGCAAACCTGTTCTTTTGAAACCATAAGCATAGCACAAGGCAAAAAGGTCTTTAGTATCGACGAGATCGCAACTTTAGATGAATACATAAGACACGTTATATCCACATATCAAGATAAGCTGCCAGATACAGAGCTTTCAAAAAGGCTTGGAATTTCACGAAAATCACTTTGGGAAAAGAGAAAAAAATATGATATCGCAAAGAAAAAATAG
- a CDS encoding phosphatidylglycerophosphatase A family protein produces the protein MQRVFLTFFGAGLSPKAPGTAGSIAATIVAFFVLKFFSATTLFLATILISLVAINVINEYEKKTGEHDHQSIVIDEVAGVWLAFVISGTTITQMILSLIFFRIFDITKPSIIGRIDRNVKGGLGVMGDDLVAGFVAGIASAMVYGVLLKFGISVI, from the coding sequence ATGCAAAGAGTATTTTTGACATTTTTTGGAGCTGGTCTTAGTCCAAAAGCACCTGGAACAGCTGGTTCTATTGCTGCGACCATTGTGGCGTTTTTTGTGCTTAAATTTTTCTCAGCCACTACTTTGTTTTTAGCAACGATACTAATCTCACTCGTTGCAATTAACGTAATAAACGAATATGAGAAAAAAACTGGTGAACACGACCACCAAAGTATCGTTATAGACGAAGTAGCAGGGGTTTGGCTCGCGTTTGTTATAAGTGGGACTACTATTACACAGATGATTTTATCGCTTATATTTTTTAGAATTTTTGACATCACAAAGCCGTCGATAATTGGCAGGATTGATAGAAACGTAAAAGGCGGTCTTGGCGTTATGGGCGATGATTTGGTCGCTGGGTTTGTCGCTGGTATCGCTAGTGCTATGGTATATGGTGTTTTGTTAAAATTTGGGATTAGTGTAATTTAA
- a CDS encoding copper chaperone PCu(A)C, with protein MRKITAFLALVAVSLFGGEISIEKIYAKESMKSAQNGAVFMNIKNDLGADIKLIGASSSVCQTVEIHTHKMIDGMKMMTKIDDIEIKAGESVELKPGGLHIMLMGLNKQLINGESVDLTLNFDTGKSITIKDISVVNQKTLFLEK; from the coding sequence ATGAGAAAAATAACTGCGTTTTTAGCTTTGGTGGCTGTTAGCCTATTTGGTGGCGAGATAAGCATAGAGAAAATTTATGCAAAAGAGAGTATGAAGTCAGCTCAAAATGGTGCTGTTTTTATGAATATCAAAAACGATCTTGGAGCCGACATTAAGCTTATCGGAGCTAGTTCTAGCGTGTGCCAAACAGTAGAAATTCATACACACAAGATGATAGACGGTATGAAAATGATGACAAAAATAGATGACATAGAGATCAAGGCGGGAGAGAGCGTCGAGCTTAAACCTGGTGGGCTTCACATTATGCTTATGGGGCTTAACAAACAGCTAATAAACGGAGAGAGCGTAGATCTAACGCTAAATTTTGACACTGGCAAAAGCATAACTATAAAAGATATAAGCGTTGTAAATCAAAAAACACTATTCTTAGAAAAATGA
- a CDS encoding bifunctional 2-C-methyl-D-erythritol 4-phosphate cytidylyltransferase/2-C-methyl-D-erythritol 2,4-cyclodiphosphate synthase, whose amino-acid sequence MLDITLVMLGAGSGTRMQMPVKKQWLRIDDDPLWLWATKNLSSFYTFKDIIVVSSDCEYSKKFAPHYKFINGGDTRQESLKNALSAVNSEFVLVSDIARPLISNELFSKIIVNAKNADCIVPVLNVADTAYLGETAINREHLKLIQTPQLSRTQILKKALDTSEIYTDDSSAIKAIGGSVWQILGDEKARKITTKADLAKLNLTPPTTQNFVGTGFDVHEFADNYPLYLCGEKLEYEKGLKAHSDGDVALHALIDAMFGASGLGDIGEHFPDTNIKYKGANSALLLKQSYEMVQGVGFELINADITIMAQAPKISKFKAKMEQNIAEILGVMPCKINVKATTTEKLGFVGRKEGIAVIASVNLKYFDWMKR is encoded by the coding sequence AAAAATTTGAGCAGTTTTTACACATTTAAAGATATCATTGTCGTTTCAAGCGATTGTGAATATTCAAAAAAATTTGCGCCACACTATAAATTTATAAATGGTGGAGATACTAGACAAGAGAGCCTAAAAAATGCGTTAAGTGCGGTAAATTCGGAGTTCGTGCTAGTTAGCGATATAGCTAGGCCCCTTATATCAAATGAGCTTTTTTCAAAAATCATCGTAAACGCTAAAAATGCCGACTGTATCGTGCCGGTTTTAAATGTTGCTGACACGGCGTATCTTGGCGAAACGGCAATAAATAGAGAGCATTTAAAGCTTATTCAAACCCCACAACTCTCACGTACGCAAATTCTTAAAAAAGCCCTTGATACGAGCGAAATTTACACAGATGATAGCTCAGCCATAAAGGCGATTGGTGGTAGCGTTTGGCAAATTTTAGGTGATGAAAAAGCTAGAAAAATCACGACAAAAGCGGATCTAGCTAAGCTTAATCTAACTCCACCTACAACGCAAAATTTCGTAGGCACCGGCTTTGACGTGCATGAATTTGCAGATAATTATCCGCTTTATTTGTGCGGAGAAAAATTAGAATACGAAAAAGGTTTAAAAGCTCATAGTGACGGCGACGTGGCACTTCACGCACTAATTGACGCTATGTTTGGAGCTAGCGGGCTTGGCGATATTGGGGAGCATTTTCCAGATACTAACATAAAATACAAAGGTGCAAATTCAGCCTTGCTTTTAAAGCAGAGCTATGAAATGGTGCAAGGTGTTGGTTTTGAGCTTATAAATGCTGATATCACGATAATGGCACAGGCACCAAAAATCTCAAAATTTAAGGCAAAAATGGAGCAAAATATAGCTGAAATTTTAGGCGTAATGCCTTGTAAAATAAATGTAAAAGCGACCACAACCGAAAAGCTCGGATTTGTAGGGCGAAAAGAGGGTATTGCTGTAATAGCAAGTGTAAATTTGAAATATTTTGACTGGATGAAAAGATGA